Genomic window (Salvelinus fontinalis isolate EN_2023a chromosome 3, ASM2944872v1, whole genome shotgun sequence):
ttgcaaactattacagactacaaagggaagcacagccgagagctgcccagtgatacaagcctaccagacgagctaaataacttctatgctcgcttcgaggcaagtaacactgaaacatgcataagagcaccagctgttcacatcagccgatgtgagaaagacctttaaacaggtcaacattcacaaggccacagggccagatggattacccgGACGTGTACTCAgatcatgcgctgaccaactggcaagtgtcttcactgacattttcaacctctccctgtctgagtctgtaataccaacatgtttcaagcagaccaccatagtccctgtgccaagaacattaaggtaacctgcctaaatgactaccgacccgtagcactcacatctgtagccaagAAGTTTTGAAAGGctcgtcatggctcacatcaataccattatcccagaaaccctagacccactccactttgcataccgcaccaacagatccacagatgatgcaatctctattgcactccacactgccctttcacacctggaaaaaaggaacacctatgtgagaatgctattcattgactacagctcagcgttcaacaccatagtgccctcaaagcttatcactaagctaaggaccctgggactaaacactacCCTCTtcaaatggatcctggacttcctgacgggccacccccgggtggtaagggtaggtaacaacacatacgccatgctgatcctcaacacggaggcCCCTCAGCGGTGCGTGCtcaggcccctcctgtactccctgttcactcatgactgcatggccaggcatgactccaacaccatcattaagtttgctgatgacacaacagtggtaggcctgatcactgacaacgatgagacagcctatagggaggaggtcagagagcaCGCcaacattctcatcgacggggctgtagtggagcaggttgagagcttcaagtcccttggcgtccacatcaccaacaaactaacatggtccaagcacaccaagacagttgtgaagagggcacgatgaAACCTATTCCCCccaaggagactgaaaagatttggcatgggtcctcagatcctcatcgagagcatcctgacgggttgcatcactgcctggtatggcaactgctcggcctccgaccgcaaggcactatacagagtagtgtgtacggcccagcacatcaccggggccaagcttcctgccatccaggacttctataccaagcagtgtcagaggaaggccctaaaaagtgtcaaagactccagccaccctagtcatagactgttctcttcgCTACTGCACGGCcatcggtaccggagcgccaagtctaggtccaagaggcttctaaacagcttctacccccacgccataagactcctgaacagctaatcaaatggctacccagaatatTTGCATTCCCGCctctatgctgctgctactctgccaTTTTAATTGTAGTGTTTAAAGTAATTTGTTTAACATTGAAATGTATCAACAAGACTATTCAGCATTATACAGTGAAGATACTTCTTACTCAAGAACTGATGGATGGTTGATCCTCAAATAGATATTTGCTGGATTCAGTGTTCTCCATCAAACGAAGCTTCTTAGTTGTGCTGAACACTAGACAAAAGTAGATAacataacaaaacaaaatacggaTAAATCTTACAACTTTACAGGTCGATAAATCCAGACAAGTTACCACATAGATCATACATCCATCCATAGAGATAGCATCAGAGTCTTCTTCAGGGAATATGTTTCAAATAGATACCAGACATGGCTGCAGTAGTATTATTCTATCACGCATCCCAGTAATCAGTTATCTGgatactgtgtgagagagagagatacattttaGCCCCTCAGAGGCCGGAAGGGCGTACTGGCCCTTAAATCTTTGTCCTTTGTGTTTTCCTTGTGTTCCTGGGCCATTTGCCATCCAGTCACTGGCATAGCACACCCCCCCGCAGCTCCCGCAAGGCAAGGGGGCCCACAAGTTCTGGGGCCCACAACCGTCCAAAAAGGAAAGGGAAACTTTATTTTTACAAGGGAAAATATTTGTTTTTCGAAATTTCTAAATACTTTCAATATTATTCATTTCCATGTCGGCTATATACCTGGAAATGCCCTTGTCCAGAGCAAAGGATCCAAATTCAAAACTCTCCAAAAAAGTGTTTACAATTCTAAAAACGGTCAATAATGGATATTAACTGAAAAATGATCGTATATAGTTTCATGCAATACCCctgtgacttaaaaaaaaaaaatatttatctcAAAACTTTGATTCCTAAAAGATATGTACGGATATTTGGTGAACTCCATCAGATTTGTCTAATGAGCAGGGTCAGCTATACCATAAGGACCCCTTGTTCATGTCCTCATTACATGTAGTGCAACAAGACAACTCATCATCTGGAACGTTCTCTACTTTTGGTAGGTTTAAACAAACAATATTGGAGTCACCATGGTCATAACCATAAACGGTCAACTCTATCTGCCTGATAGAATATGCATTTTGGTTCAAATATGTCACATTTAATTAGGTTTTAGAGTCATAAAGCAACTGAGGAAAAACTACATTTCTACTGTATATACCACTCTGTAAAACACAAACTGTCAGATTTCTGTCTAATGTCAACTCCATCAGAGTGCTGAAAGATCTGATAGAATGGCTATGTTTTTAGTGGGATTTTTTAATTAATAATTTTCCATATTTCCATATAATTTTCCATATGTTTGTATTGAACTTTTATTTTTAGAAGCAAAAATATGTTTTGTGTATCTGTTATCAACTCCGTCAGCGGCTTGTCAACTCCATCATCGATGGCTAACCCCCTTAATATCAATTTTTTCAAATATATTGTAATCACTGTTCTGCAACATACGCTTAAACAATTAAAATATTTGCTGTTCTAGATCAAAGGGATAATGTTTGCTTTATAAATGTTGTTTTATGTTTAAATCTAGAAAAACATGCCAAAATGCTAACGACCAGGGCCGACATTATCAGCGGGCCCTAGGGGGCCTGGCCCACCATTACCatacctccttgcccgtccaataAAAGATTGAAATATTGATCATTAAATTTGACTGAGACGCATCAATCTCAGTCATTGTCCCAAAGGCAGGCTACATTGGCAGGAAGGCAGGCTACAAGCTTAGGTCTGCATAATATGCCCATACAAATGCATTGGCCTTATTCTGGACAGAATTTGGCTAGAGTGAGCCTTCTCGCTTTGCTTCTTCCTGTCTGCTGAAACTAtcactggagaaagcatcagagcaagcgaaacagcacccctctgtctcagtatgtgtagtagaccatgtatctgattctgcctGGACAAAAAGATTATGGCATGTCATACTATTTCTGGATAGACAGGATCAGATACAAAATAATTTGTATTAcatattttcagcctcctgagggggaataggtgttgtcatgccctcttcacaactgtcttggtgtgtttggaccacgataggtccttagtgatgtggacaccaaggaacttgaagctctcgacccgatccactacagccccgttgatgtgaatgggggcgtgctcggccctccttttcctgtagtccacgttcagcttctttgtcttgctcacgttgaggtagaggttgtgtcctggcaccacactgctaggtctctgacctcctccctataggctgtctcattgccattggtgatcaggcctaccaccaccataatgatggtgttggagtcatgcgtggcaacacagtcatgggtgaacagggagtacaggagggaactaagcacgCACACCTGAGTGTCCcccgtgttgttgcctaccctcaccacctgggggcggcccgtcaaaaagtacaggatccagttgcagagggaggtgttcagtcccaggatccttagctagtgatgagcttggagggaactatggtgtagtcaatgaacagcattctcacgcaggtgttccttttgtccaggtgggaaagggcagtgtggagtgcaatagagattgcgtcatctgtagatctgtatgcgaattggagtgggtccagggtttctgggatgaaggtgttgatgtgagccatgaccagcctttcaaagcatttcatggctccagatgtgagtgctacagggcgatagtcatttagcagcggtggaaaaagtactcaattgtcatagtTGATCAAAAGTCAAGATACGTTAATAGAACATGACTCAGTTTCTACCTccaggccataagactgttgaacagccaacCCCTGGCTGTCTATCTGCGCATACTGTAATTGTCATCTACCTGCACCTTTAAACTATTTGCACAGACAATCAAGTGGTGGAAaaggtacccaattgtcatacttgagtaaaagtatttggttttaaatacacgtaagtatcaaaagtaaatgtaattaccTTGGCGTTTTTGGGCACCAGGACTATGCATTGAATAGGAGTTTGAACCCCTTGAGTAGGAGTTTGAACTCCTTGAAGAAGACTCCACTGGACACAGGAAGCTATTTTACCTTACACAGGGACACTGAGGTGTTGCACTCAAGAAGCCAAAACCCTGCATAGAGGGGCTCAGTAAACGTGGTGTGGAATGTGTGGaggtgggtcagtgtgtcagaggtgacactgtagaaggacagagtgccggccggccagtccagatacactcctacttTGTGGGAGCCGGAGGAGGGGAAAGGTATGTCAGTGGCACTCTTATTGTGGGAGGCAGAGTAACTTTTATCAGAGCAGTGcagactccaggacttgtcattgGATCCAAGCACACCGTCATCATCCCCCTTGTTCCTGTCGATTCCTTTATATGTCATTCCCATGTAAGACCTAAAAGACCACTCTGCTTCCCAGTAACAGCGTCCAGACAGAGCCTCTCTACACACCACCATTTCCCTTTGttcaaatctctctgggtgatcaggatacggctgCTCCTCCAAccatgtcacctttctgttctcctgGGACAGCGTGAGGAGTCTGTGTgctgtgtttgggtccagtgtgagCTCACAAGCATCTGGTGGGGATCAGGACACAATACGTATTTTACAAATCATCAAGAGGTATATTTTTAACTTCACTGTGCACCCTCTTACCTGCCGAGTGAAACTTCAGGGTGTCTCATTATTAGCATATGAACAAGAAGAAGCATAGGAGAGAATCATACAAAACATTCCCAGTTGTAAACGGCATCAATGTTCATTGAAACTGTCCCTAATTTACATGCAGCACTGTCTAACATGCCACAAACACTGTATTCTGGAATACAGTTGTAATTCACAGTTTAGTGGTGAATTGGGGGAGTTCGCTGCAATGAGCTCACATTTTATTGTTGGGGCTCTTGCAGTGCTCTTGCAGTATGAGAGTACCTTCGATGTAAGATATGACGACAAACCATAAATAACCAATGAAAATAGCCTCATCAATAAATTATGTAATGAAAGGTATGGGCTGCATGTAGTTTgatagttatagttatatcatgaacaaaacaagaaagatAGCCATGGCTCTTCAGCAATGTGTGTTAggctacactaccggtcaaaatgccaagagtgttacGATCGTCgatggaaggatcggaccaaggtgcagcgtggtaggcgtacattttaatttattaaatgaacaccgaaaaaacaacaaatacgAAACGTAACATCTACTAGGGCTAAACAGCACAgtaccaaaaacaagatcccacaaactacaggtggaaaaaggctgcctaagtatgatccccaatcagagacaatgatagacagctgcctctgattgggaaccatacccggccaacaaagaaatagaaaacatagattgcccaccctagtcacaccctgacctaaccaaatagagaataaaaaggatctctaaggtcagggcgtgacaaagagtgtgcaaagctgtcatcaaggcaaagggtgactatttgaagaatctcaaatataaaatatatttagatttgtttaacacttttttggttaacccatatgtgttatttcatagttttgatatcttcactattattctacaatgtagaaaatagtcaaaacaaagaaaaaccattCAAACTTTTGACCGATAGTGTACTTTGTAGTTACTGTGCTTCACTGTAAATATAATGTACTGCTTATAACCCATTGAGCTCTGAATTCTGCTTCCATAGAATGAGAGCTAACATTTGAGTCAACATGAAATACACACTTATTCTTCATTgcagtcaacactcacattttTAGGCCCAGGTTTGATCCTGCACTCTCCACCATTTTCCATACTGTAGAGATAGAAGAATTGTTTTGAGTGACGCACATATGCACATGCCTACATAACGCATAACTCAGAACAAAGGTATCCTTTCTTAATATGGATTTATAcaaaccctctacatacttgatTTTCTCCAGTGTCaagtgtggatcctccagtccagcagaaaGCAGTCTCACTCCTGTGTCTCCTAGGTGATTGTagctcagatccagctctctcaggtgtgagggggtTGACCTCAGAGCTGTGTCGAGAGAAACACAGCCCTCATCTGTGATCAGGCAGCCTGACAGCCTGTAGAGAGTTGATCAAGACTTCACACACTGCTAccatttagtaatacaggaaatggCAGAAGCATATGTTGTTTTTTCACACGATATTCAACAaatacaggaatactgaccttaGTGTTTACAGTGTGGAttctccagtccagcagagagtaGCTTTACTCCTGAATCCTGCAGGTCATTGtcactcaggtccagctctctcaggtaaGAGGAGTTGAGAGCTGAGGCCAACACTTCACAGTATTCTTCTGAGAGGTTGGTTCAGCCTAAATTATGTGTAAAAAAGAAAATCATAACAGCTTACAACAAAAACACTAACAAGACTGTTTAGTAGTACAGACTGGGAATTGTTCGGGGATTCATCTGACAGCATTGAGGAGTTTATCACATCAGTCacgggcttcatcaataagtgcatagacgacgtcgtccccaaagCGACAATACGAAcgtatccaaaccaaaaaccatGTATTACAGGCAATATCTGTTCTGGGCTCAAGGCTAGAGCTACCACTTACAAGGAATCGGACACGGACATGGACGCATACAAGAAAGCTCGCTACGATGAGACATCAAACATGCAAAAGGACAATACAGGCTCCAACACTCTTCAGATGTATCAGGGCTTGCAGACGATAACGGATTATAAACCCAGCCGTGAGATGCCCAGTGACGCAGAACTCT
Coding sequences:
- the LOC129835171 gene encoding uncharacterized protein LOC129835171: MVTSTAELLLATLTELDKDVLKTFKWYLKQPDGFISQLDFSPIPKCQLEGEDREDIMDKKVKTYSFVTALDISLKMKRNNLAENGVQSESFTWSTDTDKKQFTEQQQQTVKYIKKKIRANPSPERCINLFHCLNELNDYSLVDEIQSYLSSGKLSREELSPAQWSALVFVLLTSEEDLDVFELKKYSRSEEGLLKLLPLVKASRTARLSGCLITDEGCVSLDTALRSTPSHLRELDLSYNHLGDTGVRLLSAGLEDPHLTLEKIKYVEDACELTLDPNTAHRLLTLSQENRKVTWLEEQPYPDHPERFEQREMVVCREALSGRCYWEAEWSFRSYMGMTYKGIDRNKGDDDGVLGSNDKSWSLHCSDKSYSASHNKSATDIPFPSSGSHKVGVYLDWPAGTLSFYSVTSDTLTHLHTFHTTFTEPLYAGFWLLECNTSVSLCKVK